The Streptomyces sp. NBC_00162 sequence CTGATCGCCGAGAAGTGGGGCATCTCGCGGCGCGACATGGAGGAATTCGCGCTCCGGTCCCACCAGCGGGCGATCCGGGCGATCGACGAGGGCCGCTTCTCCCGGGAGACGGTGGCGTACGGGGACGTGGTGGCCGACGAGGGCCCGCGCCGGGACACGACGCTGGAGAAGATGGCGGGCCTGAAGCCGGTGGTCGAGGGCGGCACGATCACCGCCGCCGTCTCCTCCCAGGTCTCGGACGGCGCCGCGGCCATGCTGATCGCCTCCGAGCGGGCGGTACGGGAACACGGCCTGCGGCCGCGGGCCCGCATCCACCACCTCTCGGTCCGGGGCGAGGACCCGATCCGCATGCTGTCGGCGCCGATCCCGGCCACGGCCTACGCGCTGAAGAAGACCGGAATGTCGCTGGCCGACATCGACCTGGTGGAGATCAACGAGGCGTTCGCCCCGGTGGTCCTGGCCTGGCTGAAGGAGACCGGGGCCGACCCGGAGAAGGTCAACGTCAACGGCGGCGCCATCGCCCTGGGCCATCCGCTCGGCGCGACCGGCGTGAAGCTGATGACGACGCTGCTGCACGAGCTGGAGCGCACCGGCGGCCGCTTCGGCCTCCAGACCATGTGCGAGGGCGGCGGCCAGGCCAACGTGACGATCATCGAGCGGCTGTAGGCCCATGTCCGGGGGTGTCTTGAGGTCCGCCCGGCGCCGGGCGGACCGGGCCCTTCCGCGCGGGAAGGACGCAGGTCACACCCACTGATCGACACGACCGCGCCGAGGTGTGCTAGCTTAGAGCTCGTTGCAGTTGTGGTACCCATGAACTTTATGTGCGCCTGACGGGAATGCTCCGCAGGCGCTTTTATTGTTTTGCCGGAATCTCCGGATGGGGCCCTTTGCCGCCTATTCAGGAGATTCAAAATGGCACTTGGCACCGTGAAGTGGTTCAACTCGGAAAAGGGCTTCGGCTTCATCGAGCAGGACGGTGGCGGCCCGGACGTCTTCGCCCACTACTCGAACATCGCCACCCAGGGCTTCCGTGAGCTCCAGGAGGGTCAGCGCGTCTCCTTCGACGTGACCCAGGGCCAGAAGGGCCCCCAGGCGGAGAACATCCTCCCCGCCAACTAAGTATTTCAGCTCGCCGGGGTCCGCACCGTGAGGTGCGGGCCCCGGCTTGTCTGCTGTTTCGACCTTTGTTTTACCTGCCGGTTTCAGGAGGGCTTTCTCGCATGACCCAATCCAGCTCCGCACGACCCAGCCGCCGCCCCACCCGGGGTCGAGGTGCGGCCCAGGGGCGTCCGAAGTCTGGCGCGGGACGGCAGAAGTCCGCCCCCGTTGCCAGGCCCCAAGAATTCACCATGCCCGAACCGCTGACCCCGGCGCTCCCGCCGGTCGCCGCGTTCGAGGACATGGACATGCCCGAGGCGCTGCTGAAGACCCTCGCCGCCCAGGGCGTCACCGAGCCGTTCCCGATCCAGGCCGCGACGCTGCCGAACTCCCTCGCCGGCCGTGACCTGCTCGGCCGCGGCCGCACCGGCTCCGGCAAGACGCTGGCCTTCGGCCTGGCGCTGCTGGCCCGCACCGCCGGCCACCGCGCGCAGCCGAAGCAGCCGCTCGCCCTGGTCCTCGTACCGACCCGTGAGCTCGCGCAGCAGGTGACCGACGCCCTGGCCCCGTACGCCACGGCCGTCAACCTGCGCATCGCGACCGTCGTCGGCGGCATGTCGATCAACCGGCAGTCGGGCGCCCTGCGCCGCGGCGCCGAGGTGCTCGTCGCCACCCCCGGCCGTCTGAAGGACCTCATCGACCGGGGTGACGCCGACCTCTCGCAGGTCGCGATCACCGTCCTGGACGAGGCCGACCAGATGACCGACATGGGCTTCATGCCGCAGGTCACCGCGCTGCTCAAGCAGGTGCGGGCGGACGGCCAGACCATGCTGTTCTCGGCGACGCTGGACAAGAACATCGACAAGCTCGTCAAGATGTTCCTGCACGACCCGGTCGCCTTCTCCGTCGACCCGTCCGCCGGTGCGGTCAGCACGATGGAGCACCACGTCCTGTACGTCCTGGACGAGACCGACAAGAAGGCCGTGGCGACGCGTATAGCCGCTCGCGACGGCCGGGTGATCATGTTCGTCGACACCAAGCGCGGCGTGGACCGCATGGTCAAGAAGCTGCTGGCGGACGGCGTCCGCGCCTCCGGCCTGCACGGCGGGCGCTCGCAGCCGCAGCGCAACCGCACCCTCGACTGGTTCAAGACGGGCGAGGTCACCGCGCTGGTGGCCACGAACGTCGCGGCGCGCGGCATCCACATCGACGACCTCGACCTCGTCGTCAACGTGGACCCGCCGACCGACCACAAGGACTACCTGCACCGCGGCGGCCGTACCGCCCGCGCCGGTGAGTCCGGCAGCGTGGTCACCCTGGTGCTGCCCGACCAGAAGCGGGACATGACCCGCCTCATGTCGGACGCCGGGATCTCCCCGCGCACCGCGCAGATCAGGTCCTCCGACGCGGAGCTGGCCCGGCTGACCGGCGCCAAGGAGCCCTCGGGCATCCCGGTGGTGCTGGACGTGCCGCAGCCGACCGCGCCGAAGCCCCGCAACGGCTCCGGCTCGGGCTCCGGCTCGCGCCGCCGCTCCGGCGGACCCCGT is a genomic window containing:
- a CDS encoding acetyl-CoA C-acetyltransferase, with the translated sequence MPEAYIVDAVRTPVGRRNGGLSRVHPADLGAHVLKALVERSGVDPAAVEDVVFGCLDTVGPQAGDIARTAWLAAGLPEEVPGVTVDRQCGSSQQAVHFAAQGVLSGTQDLVVAGGTQNMSMIPIAFASRQAAEPLGLTEGPFAGSAGWRARYGDAPVNQFHGAQLIAEKWGISRRDMEEFALRSHQRAIRAIDEGRFSRETVAYGDVVADEGPRRDTTLEKMAGLKPVVEGGTITAAVSSQVSDGAAAMLIASERAVREHGLRPRARIHHLSVRGEDPIRMLSAPIPATAYALKKTGMSLADIDLVEINEAFAPVVLAWLKETGADPEKVNVNGGAIALGHPLGATGVKLMTTLLHELERTGGRFGLQTMCEGGGQANVTIIERL
- a CDS encoding cold-shock protein yields the protein MALGTVKWFNSEKGFGFIEQDGGGPDVFAHYSNIATQGFRELQEGQRVSFDVTQGQKGPQAENILPAN
- a CDS encoding DEAD/DEAH box helicase, with the translated sequence MTQSSSARPSRRPTRGRGAAQGRPKSGAGRQKSAPVARPQEFTMPEPLTPALPPVAAFEDMDMPEALLKTLAAQGVTEPFPIQAATLPNSLAGRDLLGRGRTGSGKTLAFGLALLARTAGHRAQPKQPLALVLVPTRELAQQVTDALAPYATAVNLRIATVVGGMSINRQSGALRRGAEVLVATPGRLKDLIDRGDADLSQVAITVLDEADQMTDMGFMPQVTALLKQVRADGQTMLFSATLDKNIDKLVKMFLHDPVAFSVDPSAGAVSTMEHHVLYVLDETDKKAVATRIAARDGRVIMFVDTKRGVDRMVKKLLADGVRASGLHGGRSQPQRNRTLDWFKTGEVTALVATNVAARGIHIDDLDLVVNVDPPTDHKDYLHRGGRTARAGESGSVVTLVLPDQKRDMTRLMSDAGISPRTAQIRSSDAELARLTGAKEPSGIPVVLDVPQPTAPKPRNGSGSGSGSRRRSGGPRTGSATGGAPAAGGRGRRSGGGGSGQAPAASGSGQARRGQGSGGGATGSAGQGRRTGGGAAGGAAAASARSRVGSGGQGRRRAV